The genomic segment CTCCGCGCACATGTGTTTGACGGCCTGAAATGTCCCGATCGGGCGATCGAATTGTGTTCTGGTGCAGGCATACTCGACACTGCGCGCCAGGCAGGCCTCGGCGCCACCCAGCATCTCGGCAGCCAGCAGCACCCGTGCGGTGTCCAGCACCTTCTCAAGGCCACCGGATGCGGCAGCATCGAGCGGTTCCGCTGCGGCCTGGCGGAGGGTCACCCGGGCCACCGGGCGGGTGAGGTCGAACGACGGCAGTTGCTCGACGTCGACGCCCGGGTCGCCTGCGTTGACCACGTAGAGACCGATCGCGTCGGCGGTGCGTGCCGGAACCACCAACAGGTCAGCGCCGACGCCGTGCAGGACCGGTTCGCACACCCCGTCCAAGACGGTGTGGTCACCGACCCGGACGGCTGACGTACTCGCCAATGTGGGATCACCGGCTTCGGGTCTGGTGGCCGCAAAGGCTGCGAGGTGCTCCCCGCCGAGCAGGGCGGGCAGCAAGCGGTGGCGTTGCTCCTCACTGCCCATGATCAACACGGCGTGGACGGCGAACACATGAGATGCCAACGGCGCCGGGGTAAGGGCGC from the Mycolicibacterium crocinum genome contains:
- a CDS encoding acyl-CoA dehydrogenase family protein, producing MDFQYSTELLDFRDSVRSFLQVHGGDERLWRRLCAELELPGLSVPPQYGGAGATLVESAVVFEEFGRALTPAPLASHVFAVHAVLIMGSEEQRHRLLPALLGGEHLAAFAATRPEAGDPTLASTSAVRVGDHTVLDGVCEPVLHGVGADLLVVPARTADAIGLYVVNAGDPGVDVEQLPSFDLTRPVARVTLRQAAAEPLDAAASGGLEKVLDTARVLLAAEMLGGAEACLARSVEYACTRTQFDRPIGTFQAVKHMCAEMAIEIDATRVAVMFAAMSADDPAELAVAAPLVKAQAADTFTLCANTATQVHGGIAFTWEHDLHHYLRRAKSCEALFGSSNHHRALLADRVGL